Proteins co-encoded in one Malus sylvestris chromosome 7, drMalSylv7.2, whole genome shotgun sequence genomic window:
- the LOC126629932 gene encoding uncharacterized protein LOC126629932: protein MEVMECEDVAGVRCRKGLDGCGDSELENRSKRAEERCVELELEIVKRDCEHAALEAEFRALGREKIAMEEEIKALRRESGGDEKKKNRGGEKGEGIGDLTEENGEEDKVFQLMVEIKVLECEKKKAESEVEAWKQKFKELELLVLKGGELPLDGRMKVAGVGSLNVDSLEDSGTVQLNKRIKLDDEWQVESGLEYSRDKDMAVDRVDVGSTRLPLGKEIGNLQSAGTPCNDTPCKHWDGKGVSVESDMKYYTSRQARKRLEFDKEGSPCKKMAPSTPGGGMPSSLTVVNISDSDDELLPANNQESRKVCISSGSVLGETGGCEKDMTTKKCAEEDADNINEGLLASKPKRKRALNIVTSDSENSDDDIPIGQLKKRHLKEIIHDKVGCDLNDSSVTATVSEVDNAMGTVSPPRRRLIRLRKCGERGGAQKDYSTQTSETKYDRENLANEDVEDDDVEEAGTESEGESLGGFIVEDDSDVSDGHDASTKSEGSSDDDVDFDEILSKFQRNKDQKSKWEFEADMLSAFGKDPELCMKAVCALYRQQTSEEQYTKGSLCTNSRGFSKFDALKGSLLAEFLTNGDPNGDLKRTVKELQAYDPKGIETCRTLASRYSKQLFEIYKNKEDPLFLPF, encoded by the exons ATGGAGGTAATGGAATGTGAAGATGTCGCCGGTGTCCGTTGTCGAAAGGGGTTGGATGGGTGCGGGGATAGTGAACTGGAGAACAGGAGCAAGAGAGCTGAGGAGAGGTGTGTGGAGTTAGAGTTGGAGATTGTAAAGAGAGATTGTGAGCATGCAGCTCTGGAGGCCGAGTTTCGGGCATTGGGGCGCGAAAAGATTGCGATGGAAGAAGAGATCAAGGCTTTGAGGAGGGAGAGTGGTGgggatgaaaagaagaaaaatcgtGGGGGAGAAAAAGGGGAGGGAATTGGTGATCTGACGGAGGAGAACGGGGAGGAAGACAAGGTCTTTCAGCTTATGGTTGAGATTAAAGTATTGGAGTGTGAGAAGAAAAAGGCTGAAAGCGAGGTTGAGGCTTGGAAGCAAAAGTTCAAGGAACTGGAATTGTTGGTCTTGAAAGGCGGGGAATTGCCGTTGGATGGACGGATGAAGGTGGCAGGGGTGGGATCGCTAAATGTGGATTCTCTTGAAGACAGCGGGACCGTGCAGTTGAATAAAAGGATTAAACTTGACGATGAATGGCAAGTTGAAAGTGGCTTGGAGTATTCCAGAGACAAAGATATGGCCGTGGATCGGGTGGATGTTGGCTCTACACGTCTCCCCCTCGGTAAAGAGATCGGAAATTTGCAGTCAGCAG GCACTCCGTGCAATGACACGCCATGTAAGCATTGGGATGGTAAAGGTGTCTCTGTGGAGTCTGATATGAAATATTATACCAGCAGACAAGCTAGGAAACGGTTGGAATTCGACAAAGAGGGGAGTCCTTGCAAGAAGATGGCTCCATCTACGCCTGGTGGTGGCATGCCATCTTCTCTCACTGTCGTCAATATTAGTGATAGTGATGATGAACTTTTGCCTGCGAATAATCAGGAAAGCAGAAAGGTCTGCATTTCGTCGGGTTCAGTATTAGGAGAAACTGGGGGTTGTGAAAAAGATATGACTACGAAAAAATGTGCTGAGGAAGATGCTGATAATATCAATGAGGGCCTGCTTGCCTCAAAACCCAAGAGAAAGCGTGCTCTTAATATTGTTACCAGTGACTCTGAAAATAGTGATGATGATATTCCTATCGGACAACTCAAGAAAAGGCATCTTAAGGAAATTATACATGACAAAGTAGGATGTGATCTCAATGACAGCTCAGTGACTGCTACTGTTTCTGAGGTTGACAATGCCATGGGTACTGTTAGTCCTCCCAGGCGGCGTCTCATTAGGTTGAGAAAATGTGGGGAAAGAGGTGGGGCACAAAAAGACTATTCAACTCAGACAAGTGAAACTAAATATGATCGAGAAAATCTGGCAAACGAGGATGTTGAAGACGATGATGTGGAAGAGGCTGGGACGGAAAGTGAAGGTGAAAGCTTGGGTGGGTTTATTGTTGAAGATGATTCTGATGTTTCTGATGGTCATGATGCTTCTACAAAGTCAGAAGGTTCCTCAGATGATGATGTGGACTTTGATGAGATTCTGTCGAAATTTCAGAGGAACAAAGATCAGAAATCAAAGTGGGAATTTGAGGCAGACATGCTTTCTGCATTTGGTAAGGATCCAGAGCTGTGCATGAAAGCTGTATGTGCTCTTTATCGACAGCAGACTTCTGAAGAACAGTATACCAAGGGATCATTGTGCACCAATAGTCGTGGCTTTAGCAAGTTCGATGCTCTCAA GGGGTCTTTATTGGCTGAGTTTCTCACTAATGGAGACCCGAACGGAGATCTCAAGAGAACTGTGAAGGAGTTGCAGGCATATGACCCAAAAGGCATTGAAACGTGTAGGACATTGGCGAGTCGTTACTCTAAGCAACTGTTCGAGATCTACAAGaacaaagaggatcctctcttTCTACCATTTTGA
- the LOC126630595 gene encoding dihydrofolate synthetase has protein sequence MKLFQHLRHYSIPTRRKTLISSIGAGLLRNVGPERCFCTRSEDSELKGLLEYMDSLKNYEKLGVPKDAGTDSEDGFDLGRMRRLLELLGNPHSKFKAVHIAGTKGKGSTAAFLSNMLRAEGYSVGCYTSPHIQTIRERISVGRFAEPVSAKALSSLFDRVKKILDHAIEVENGRTSHFEVLTALAFTLFAQENVDIAVIEAGLGGARDATNVICSSELAASVITTIGEEHLAALGGSLESIAMAKSGIIKHGCPVVLGGPFLPHIEQILRDKALLMSSPVVLASDTGNKSKINGVSMLNGRPFQSCDIVIRVERDLKLFVELLDVKLYMLGTHQLQNAATATCAALCLRNLGWRISDGSIRTGLEQTSLLGRSQFLTSKEAQALGLSGATILLDGAHTKESARALMDTVKMTFPEAGLTLLVAMASDKDHLGFAKECLSGGHVEGVVLTEANIDGATSRTTAASSLRDCWIQASQELETDILHDEMPEHQNSTMDQLLCISKSGNKPILSTEGSFQASLKIANQIIKGRTGDRLRIVVIAGSLHIVSLVLATLHD, from the exons ATGAAACTTTTCCAACATCTCAGACACTACTCCATCCCTACTCGCaggaaaaccctaatttcctcAATTGGAGCTGGGCTTCTGCGAAATGTGGGGCCCGAACGATGCTTTTGCACGCGCTCAGAGGACTCGGAGCTGAAGGGATTGCTGGAATACATGGATTCTCTGAAGAACTACGAGAAATTGGGCGTACCCAAAGACGCGGGTACGGATTCGGAAGACGGGTTCGATCTGGGTCGGATGCGACGGTTGCTGGAGCTACTGGGTAATCCTCACTCCAAGTTCAAG GCGGTTCACATTGCCGGGACGAAGGGGAAAGGATCAACCGCTGCATTTCTCTCCAACATGTTGAGGGCAGAAGGTTATTCTGTTGGTTGTTATACTAG CCCGCACATTCAAACTATAAGGGAACGTATATCAGTGGGCAGGTTTGCTGAACCGGTGTCAGCGAAGGCGTTGAGTTCTCTTTTTGATAGGGTTAAGAAGATTCTGGATCATGCAATAGAAGTTGAAAATGGGCGTACAAGTCATTTTgag GTTCTCACTGCTTTGGCATTCACATTGTTTGCTCAAGAGAATGTTGACATAGCAGTTATTGAG GCTGGGTTGGGGGGCGCACGTGATGCAACTAATGTCATTTGTAGCTCTGAACTTGCTGCGTCGGTCATTACTACGATAGGTGAGGAGCATTTGGCTGCACTTGGGGGTTCTTTGGAAAGCATTGCAATGGCGAAGTCTGGAATCATTAAACATGGCTGTCCA GTGGTTCTGGGTGGTCCATTCCTCCCACATATTGAACAAATTCTTCGTGATAAAGCATTGTTGATGAGTTCCCCTGTAGTATTAGCATCTGATACTGGAAATAAAAGTAAGATAAATGGTGTTAGCATGCTCAATGGCAGACCTTTCCAATCTTGTGATATAGTCATACGAGTTGAAAGGGACTTAAAGCTG TTCGTTGAGCTATTGGATGTGAAACTATACATGCTTGGAACTCACCAACTTCAGAATGCAGCAACTGCTACTTGTGCAGCACTATGTCTCCGCAACTTAG GATGGAGAATTTCAGACGGATCCATTAGAACTGGTTTAGAGCAAACAAGCTTGCTTGGAAGAAGTCAGTTTCTTACATCAAAAGAAGCTCAGGCATTAGGATTATCTGGGGCAACAATATTGCTTGATGGAG CCCACACCAAAGAGTCTGCTAGAGCGCTGATGGACACTGTAAAGATGACATTTCCAGAGGCAGGACTGACTCTTTTGGTTGCAATGGCTAGTGACAAAGATCATCTAGGTTTTGCAAAAGAGTGCCTGTCAG GTGGGCATGTAGAGGGTGTCGTTCTGACCGAAGCTAACATCGATGGGGCAACATCTCGCACAACTGCAGCCTCATCGTTAAGAGATTGCTGGATCCAAGCTTCACAAGAATTGGAAACAGATATTCTTCACGACGAAATGCCTGAACACCAAAACTCAACTATGGATCAATTACTTTGCATAAGCAAGTCAGGAAATAAACCGATTTTGTCCACTGAGGGTTCGTTTCAGGCTTCCCTGAAGATAGCAAATCAGATTATCAAAGGAAGAACGGGGGACCGGTTGCGAATTGTTGTAATTGCTGGTTCCTTACATATTGTTTCACTGGTGTTAGCTACCCTTCATGATTAA